The following are encoded together in the Desulfococcus multivorans genome:
- the uvrA gene encoding excinuclease ABC subunit UvrA produces the protein MTSDKIIIQGARHHNLKNIDVEIPRHKLVVVTGLSGSGKSTLAFDTLYAEGQRRFVESLSAYARQFLERMDKPEVDLIDGLSPAIAIQQKAPGHNPRSTVGTITEIHDYLRLLFARIGRSYCHRCGRPVSAQSIDQIVDQVTAFPEQTRILILGPLVSNQKGRHEKRLRQLQKQGFSKVRIDGEVMDIEASDGLEQHQRHTIDVVVDRLVIKPGISNRLADSLELAMAQSDGRVAVDIMGGETILFSEHAACTYCNISLPELSPASFSFNSPQGACAKCDGLGVASELDPELIVPNPDLNLREGAVKVWAHRSSVQFMDFLEALTRYYGVDIYTPYKDLPESFKTVLMHGSGDVEIPFFFERKNRRVVYRKRFEGIIPKLARRYIETDSQQSRDEIEQYMNVRPCEACRGDRLNPASLAVRVGGRNIAEVTRFTISQAHDYFAALAGELTEKDAVIAQNILKEITDRLGFLNNIGLGYLTLERPASSLSGGESQRIRLATQIGSKLTGVLYVLDEPSIGLHQRDNRRLLATLLQMRDLGNTVLVVEHDEEMIRAADHVVDMGPGAGVWGGEVVFSGHPDRLVEAETSLTGQYLAGKKCIEVPTARRAGDGRQIIVKGARARNLKNIDAIFPLGCLICVTGVSGSGKSTLVLETLHRILVQRLHRNRIRAGACDAVSGTEYVDRVIHIDQSPIGRTPRSNPGTYTGVFTHIREVFAETPEARMRGYKAGRFSFNVKGGRCESCQGDGIIKIEMHFLPDVYVVCDVCRGKRYNRETLEVRYKGKTISEILNMTIDQALEFFERIPAIRNKLQTLSAVGLGYLQIGQQATTLSGGEAQRVKLAKELSRRATGNTVYFLDEPTTGLHMDDIRKLLDVLNRLVDMGNTVIVIEHHLDVIKTADYIIDLGPEGGDAGGRIVACGTPEAVATADASHTGRFLKKMIQRGLCGGKSHPEPP, from the coding sequence ATGACATCGGATAAAATCATCATTCAGGGGGCAAGGCATCATAATCTTAAAAACATCGATGTGGAAATCCCGCGACACAAATTGGTGGTGGTGACCGGTCTGTCCGGCTCGGGAAAGTCCACGCTGGCCTTCGATACCCTATATGCAGAGGGACAACGCCGGTTTGTGGAGTCCCTGTCGGCATATGCCCGACAGTTTCTGGAGCGTATGGATAAACCGGAGGTGGATCTGATAGACGGTCTTTCCCCCGCCATCGCCATTCAGCAAAAGGCCCCAGGCCATAACCCTCGATCGACCGTGGGAACCATCACCGAAATCCATGATTATCTCAGGTTGCTCTTTGCGAGGATCGGACGGAGTTACTGTCACCGATGCGGGCGCCCTGTTTCGGCCCAATCTATAGACCAGATTGTCGACCAGGTGACGGCTTTTCCGGAACAGACGCGGATTCTTATCCTCGGGCCGCTGGTGTCTAATCAGAAAGGGCGTCACGAAAAACGCCTGAGGCAACTTCAAAAGCAGGGCTTTTCCAAGGTCCGAATCGACGGTGAAGTCATGGATATCGAGGCGTCGGATGGGTTGGAACAGCATCAGAGGCATACCATCGATGTCGTTGTCGATCGCCTGGTGATCAAACCGGGCATCAGCAATCGGCTGGCCGACTCCCTGGAACTGGCCATGGCCCAATCCGATGGTCGGGTGGCTGTCGATATCATGGGCGGCGAGACCATCCTCTTCAGCGAGCATGCGGCCTGTACCTATTGCAACATCAGCCTTCCGGAGCTCTCTCCCGCCAGTTTTTCCTTCAATTCCCCACAGGGCGCCTGCGCTAAATGCGACGGTCTGGGGGTGGCCAGTGAACTGGATCCTGAGTTGATCGTTCCCAACCCCGATCTTAATCTGCGGGAAGGCGCGGTGAAGGTATGGGCCCATCGAAGTTCGGTACAATTCATGGATTTTCTGGAGGCGCTGACGAGATACTACGGCGTCGATATCTACACGCCTTACAAAGATCTTCCGGAATCCTTTAAAACGGTATTGATGCATGGGTCCGGCGACGTGGAGATCCCTTTTTTTTTCGAGCGGAAAAATCGGCGGGTCGTTTACCGAAAACGCTTTGAAGGGATTATTCCCAAACTGGCCCGCCGATACATCGAAACCGATTCTCAGCAGTCAAGAGATGAGATTGAACAGTACATGAACGTCCGGCCTTGCGAAGCCTGCCGAGGAGACCGGTTGAACCCTGCTTCGTTGGCCGTCAGGGTCGGTGGCCGGAACATCGCTGAAGTAACGCGTTTTACCATCAGCCAGGCGCATGATTATTTTGCGGCCCTGGCCGGTGAACTCACGGAGAAAGATGCGGTCATTGCACAGAACATTTTGAAGGAAATTACGGACCGGCTTGGGTTTCTGAATAATATCGGGCTGGGCTATCTGACCCTGGAGCGACCGGCAAGCAGTTTGTCGGGCGGGGAATCTCAGCGCATCCGTCTGGCCACCCAGATCGGATCCAAGCTTACGGGGGTTCTCTATGTGTTGGACGAGCCCAGTATCGGACTTCATCAACGGGACAACCGGCGGCTTCTTGCCACCCTTCTTCAAATGCGGGATTTGGGAAATACGGTGTTGGTGGTGGAACATGACGAGGAGATGATCCGAGCTGCCGATCATGTGGTGGATATGGGGCCGGGAGCCGGCGTCTGGGGCGGCGAGGTGGTCTTTTCGGGTCACCCCGACCGTTTGGTGGAGGCGGAGACTTCCCTGACGGGTCAATATCTGGCCGGGAAAAAGTGTATCGAGGTGCCGACGGCTCGTCGAGCCGGCGATGGACGGCAAATTATCGTGAAAGGGGCCAGAGCCCGCAATCTCAAAAATATCGACGCGATCTTTCCCCTGGGATGCTTGATTTGTGTAACGGGCGTTTCCGGATCCGGCAAATCGACCCTGGTTCTGGAGACCCTCCACAGGATTCTCGTTCAGAGGCTCCATCGAAACCGCATTCGTGCAGGGGCCTGTGACGCAGTCTCCGGGACTGAATACGTCGACAGGGTGATTCATATCGACCAGTCGCCCATCGGCCGAACGCCCCGTTCCAATCCAGGAACCTATACCGGGGTCTTCACCCACATCCGTGAGGTATTTGCCGAGACGCCCGAGGCCCGGATGCGAGGGTATAAAGCCGGTCGGTTCAGTTTCAACGTCAAGGGCGGTCGGTGCGAGTCCTGCCAGGGGGACGGCATCATCAAGATCGAGATGCATTTTTTGCCGGATGTTTACGTGGTCTGTGACGTCTGCCGGGGAAAGCGGTATAACCGAGAGACTCTCGAGGTCCGCTACAAGGGTAAGACCATCTCCGAAATCCTCAACATGACCATTGATCAGGCTTTGGAATTTTTCGAAAGAATTCCGGCCATTCGTAACAAGCTTCAGACCCTTTCAGCGGTGGGGCTTGGGTATCTTCAGATCGGGCAACAGGCCACCACCCTGTCCGGTGGGGAGGCCCAGCGGGTGAAACTGGCAAAGGAACTCAGTCGCCGGGCGACAGGGAACACCGTTTATTTTCTGGATGAACCCACTACGGGTCTTCATATGGACGATATCCGCAAGCTGCTTGACGTTCTGAATCGACTGGTGGACATGGGGAATACGGTGATTGTCATCGAACACCATTTGGACGTCATCAAAACCGCCGACTATATCATTGATCTGGGACCCGAAGGCGGGGACGCCGGCGGCCGGATCGTTGCTTGCGGAACACCGGAGGCCGTGGCGACGGCGGACGCTTCCCATACCGGACGATTTCTGAAGAAGATGATCCAGAGAGGGCTCTGTGGGGGCAAGTCCCATCCGGAACCCCCTTGA
- a CDS encoding phenylacetate--CoA ligase family protein: protein MPRQRFMPKFNTEAELLNHQLSGLKWTVAHAYSGSPVYRAKLAAAGVAPQDIQSLTDIRKLPFTDAEDLKDGYPFPLRAVPFEKIVRIHSSSGTTGRRKNLCYTQKDIDDWVHFFARAYEMAGVTPEDRVQIAVGYGVWTAGVGFQLACEKLGAMALPVGPGNVDLQCQFLVDMQSTVLCCTASMGLLMAEEAKRRGLARKINLKKVIYGSERSSVSMRKKISELFNGAELFDITGLTELYGPGTGIECPDHDCIHYWADYYILEIVDPHTLTPVPDGEWGEMVVTTLCKEAVPLIRYRTHDITRIIPGPCTCGSIMPRHSRISGRTDDMFIFRAVNIYPSTIDAIISDVSGLGSEYQIHLSRDASERGVMHLIVERADGVHDRRSEDLAVEVQQRIRKKVLVTPSVEIVAYGTLPRSERKSCRVFDTRIQDPIV from the coding sequence ATGCCGAGACAACGCTTTATGCCCAAATTCAATACTGAAGCGGAGCTTCTGAATCACCAGCTCTCGGGTTTGAAATGGACCGTGGCCCATGCCTACAGCGGATCACCAGTCTATCGGGCCAAACTGGCTGCTGCAGGAGTGGCACCGCAGGACATTCAATCGCTTACGGATATTCGAAAACTGCCGTTTACCGATGCGGAGGATCTCAAGGACGGCTATCCTTTCCCCCTGCGCGCCGTGCCCTTCGAAAAAATCGTCCGGATTCACTCGAGCAGCGGCACCACCGGTCGGCGCAAAAACCTTTGCTATACCCAAAAGGATATAGACGACTGGGTCCATTTTTTTGCCAGAGCTTACGAGATGGCCGGGGTTACCCCTGAAGACCGGGTTCAGATCGCCGTCGGTTACGGCGTATGGACCGCCGGTGTGGGATTTCAACTGGCCTGCGAAAAGCTGGGCGCCATGGCGTTGCCTGTAGGGCCCGGTAATGTGGATCTCCAGTGCCAGTTCCTGGTGGACATGCAGAGTACCGTACTTTGCTGCACGGCTTCCATGGGGCTTTTGATGGCTGAGGAGGCGAAGCGTCGGGGTCTCGCTCGGAAGATTAATCTCAAGAAGGTGATCTATGGTTCCGAACGATCGTCGGTTTCCATGCGCAAGAAGATTTCCGAACTTTTCAACGGTGCCGAGCTTTTCGACATCACCGGATTGACGGAGCTCTATGGGCCGGGGACGGGCATTGAGTGCCCGGATCACGACTGCATTCACTACTGGGCGGATTATTACATCCTGGAGATCGTCGATCCCCACACCCTGACACCCGTTCCCGACGGCGAATGGGGGGAGATGGTGGTGACGACTCTCTGCAAAGAGGCCGTCCCCCTGATCCGATATCGAACCCACGATATCACCCGAATCATTCCCGGGCCGTGTACGTGTGGATCGATAATGCCGCGGCACTCACGCATCTCGGGCAGAACGGACGACATGTTTATCTTCCGGGCGGTCAACATCTACCCTTCTACTATTGACGCCATCATTTCAGATGTTTCAGGACTGGGGTCCGAATACCAAATCCATCTGTCCCGGGACGCCTCCGAGCGCGGGGTGATGCATCTCATCGTGGAACGGGCGGACGGCGTTCACGACCGCCGTTCCGAGGATCTTGCCGTCGAAGTGCAGCAGCGAATTAGGAAAAAGGTTCTGGTGACGCCGTCGGTGGAAATTGTCGCGTATGGGACGCTTCCTCGATCGGAACGCAAGAGCTGCAGGGTTTTTGACACCCGGATTCAGGATCCCATTGTGTAG
- a CDS encoding aminopeptidase P N-terminal domain-containing protein has protein sequence MRYMPIDSDLFVQNRVAFAKALKPRSVAVFNSNDVPPKSADGVRRFVQHTDIFYLSGIDQEASTLVICPDASEEKHREILFIRETNERIALWEGPKHTQEEAREISGIRTVYWASQFESVFRDLVLSSDRIYLNTNEHLRADVSVETRDDRFLKWCKAVYPLHRYERSAPIMHRLRAVKSPIERALIQKACDITGAAFRRVMGFIRPGVWEFEIEAEIYHEFMKNRSRGPAYEPIVASGKNACILHYVRNDRLCKAGDLVLMDFGAEYANYAADLTRTVPVNGRFTPRQRAVYDAVLRVQRSAIRMLTPGNTLKAYHKAVGGLMEQELIGLGLLDDADVKGQDENAPLYRTYFMHGTSHHLGLDVHDYGDASRVFEPGMVLTCEPGIYIREEGIGVRTENDILITDDGPVDLMSDIPVEADEIESLMADGMRGN, from the coding sequence ATGCGATATATGCCCATTGACAGCGATCTTTTTGTTCAAAATCGAGTCGCTTTTGCAAAGGCGTTGAAACCGAGGTCCGTTGCGGTGTTCAATTCAAATGACGTACCGCCCAAAAGTGCCGACGGCGTTCGACGATTTGTCCAGCATACCGATATCTTTTACCTGTCCGGCATCGACCAGGAGGCGTCTACCCTGGTGATCTGTCCGGATGCGTCCGAAGAAAAACATCGGGAGATTCTTTTTATCCGGGAAACCAATGAACGGATCGCTCTTTGGGAGGGGCCGAAGCACACACAGGAAGAGGCTCGTGAGATTTCGGGTATCCGGACGGTTTACTGGGCATCCCAGTTTGAGTCGGTATTCCGCGACCTCGTGCTGTCGTCGGACCGTATCTATCTCAACACCAACGAGCATCTTCGGGCCGATGTGTCGGTGGAAACCCGGGACGACCGGTTTCTGAAATGGTGTAAGGCGGTCTATCCCCTTCACCGCTATGAACGGTCCGCACCCATTATGCATCGACTGCGAGCGGTGAAGTCACCCATTGAGAGAGCGCTGATCCAAAAGGCTTGCGATATTACGGGGGCGGCGTTCAGACGGGTGATGGGATTTATCCGGCCGGGTGTGTGGGAGTTCGAGATAGAGGCGGAAATCTATCATGAGTTCATGAAAAACCGGTCTCGGGGCCCGGCTTATGAACCCATCGTCGCGTCGGGCAAAAATGCCTGCATCCTGCATTACGTCAGAAACGACCGATTGTGTAAGGCCGGTGATTTGGTGCTGATGGATTTTGGGGCTGAATATGCCAACTACGCCGCAGACCTCACCCGTACAGTTCCGGTTAACGGACGCTTTACCCCAAGACAGCGAGCCGTATATGACGCGGTGCTTCGGGTTCAACGCTCGGCGATTCGGATGCTGACGCCCGGCAACACACTGAAGGCTTATCACAAGGCCGTCGGAGGTCTCATGGAGCAGGAGTTGATCGGCCTCGGTCTCCTCGATGACGCCGATGTCAAAGGCCAGGATGAAAATGCCCCCCTTTACCGTACCTATTTCATGCACGGGACCTCCCATCATCTCGGATTGGACGTCCATGACTACGGGGATGCTTCCCGTGTCTTTGAACCGGGCATGGTGTTGACCTGCGAGCCCGGCATTTATATCCGGGAGGAAGGCATCGGCGTTCGTACTGAAAACGACATTCTTATCACCGATGATGGGCCGGTCGACTTGATGAGCGATATACCTGTAGAAGCGGATGAGATCGAGTCGCTTATGGCCGACGGCATGAGGGGAAACTGA
- a CDS encoding aminotransferase class I/II-fold pyridoxal phosphate-dependent enzyme, which produces MSVNPIAQELNATIKHGNSNLMEMLSKTGRRLFFPKGILTQSAEAREKADQRFNATIGIATEHLDTMYLPSVMDYLNHEKIKARESLTYAPSFGLPELRQRWKEAMYEKNPSLAGKTISLPVVTNGITHGISIFADMFLDPDDVVIFPDKMWGNNHLVMAVRRDAVICNYPMFGDGGGFNLKGFEARVREEAENNYKVVVFLNFPNNPTGYTINATEADAIVDILTDIAEGGTNIIAVTDDAYFGLRYEEEPIKESLFARLSEKHARLLAVKLDGATKEMFVWGLRIGFITYGTKVMKGAAEPFYEALEKKTAGCVRGSISSASHIGQRLVLKAMSSPRFREERDAKVEILKRRANRVKQLLAGSRYNDAWDVYPFNSGYFMCIRLKTVEAEALRRHLLDRYQVGTIATGKHDLRIAFSSVDEENIEALFDAIYRAAKDLAG; this is translated from the coding sequence ATGAGCGTCAATCCCATCGCACAAGAATTGAATGCAACCATCAAACACGGCAACTCCAACCTGATGGAGATGTTGTCCAAAACCGGACGCCGGCTCTTTTTCCCCAAGGGTATTCTGACCCAGAGCGCCGAAGCCAGGGAGAAAGCCGATCAGCGTTTCAACGCCACCATCGGCATTGCCACCGAACACCTCGACACCATGTACCTGCCTTCGGTCATGGACTATCTCAACCACGAGAAGATCAAGGCTCGGGAATCTCTGACCTACGCGCCCTCCTTTGGCCTGCCTGAGTTACGTCAACGCTGGAAAGAGGCGATGTACGAAAAGAATCCCTCGCTGGCGGGGAAGACCATCAGTCTGCCCGTGGTGACCAACGGTATCACCCACGGAATCAGCATTTTCGCTGATATGTTTCTCGATCCGGACGATGTCGTCATCTTTCCCGACAAGATGTGGGGCAACAACCATCTTGTCATGGCTGTGAGGCGGGACGCCGTTATCTGCAACTATCCCATGTTTGGTGACGGCGGCGGATTCAATCTCAAGGGATTTGAAGCGCGTGTTCGAGAAGAAGCCGAAAACAACTATAAGGTTGTGGTTTTTCTTAATTTCCCCAATAATCCGACAGGGTATACCATCAATGCGACGGAGGCGGACGCTATCGTCGATATCCTCACCGATATCGCCGAGGGGGGCACCAATATCATCGCCGTTACCGACGACGCCTATTTTGGTCTTCGCTACGAGGAAGAACCCATCAAGGAGTCACTGTTCGCGAGACTCTCCGAAAAGCACGCCCGTCTGCTGGCGGTAAAACTTGACGGCGCCACCAAGGAAATGTTTGTCTGGGGCCTTCGGATCGGATTCATCACTTATGGTACAAAGGTGATGAAGGGGGCGGCGGAGCCGTTTTACGAGGCGTTGGAAAAAAAGACTGCCGGGTGTGTCCGCGGATCGATCTCCAGTGCCAGCCACATTGGACAGCGATTGGTCCTGAAGGCCATGTCTTCTCCCCGGTTCCGGGAGGAACGGGATGCCAAAGTCGAAATTTTAAAGCGGCGGGCCAACCGGGTCAAGCAACTTCTTGCTGGGAGCCGATACAATGATGCCTGGGATGTTTATCCATTCAACTCGGGATATTTCATGTGTATCCGCCTCAAGACCGTCGAAGCCGAGGCGCTCCGCCGCCACTTGCTCGACCGGTATCAGGTCGGGACCATCGCTACCGGGAAGCATGACCTGAGAATCGCCTTCTCTTCCGTGGATGAAGAAAACATCGAAGCCTTGTTCGACGCTATTTATCGGGCGGCCAAGGATCTGGCCGGCTAG
- a CDS encoding chloride channel protein, producing the protein MGFSRINQHSGKLAHAGKWTLYFMVIGIIAGLGAVVFHYLCHIGVHYFMDMVAGYRPPQPAGEHPLFSPTERSFNRWLLLFLPAFGGLLSGWLVYTFAPEAEGHGTDAAIDAYHNKGGFIRSRVPVIKTVASAITLTTGGSGGREGPIAQIGAGFGSFLATTLKLSDRERRIMMAAGIGAGVGSIFRAPLAGALFAAEVLYKDPEFESDVIIPAGISSVVAYCLFCLVFGWGSLFDAPDFQFRNPLEIGPYVVLALVLAATGIFYIKSFYGITKLFKRIRIPNHLKPCIGGLCTGCIGFYFPYTLAFGYGYVQETLNTVGAIHETGIWFLLTLAVGKIMTTSFSIGSGGSGGVFGPSVVVGGAMGGVVGKIFHDVMPTIVTEPGAYVIVGMAGFFTAVSNAPISTIIFVSEMTNSYHLLMPSLLVCSVAYLACRRWTIYEKQVKSRIESPAHQGEFFVDILQQFRVKDLMSRVRKVNMIPQDMSFREFKRYFSETKQHYFPVMDENKRLIGIFSSTDIRSVLFSEGLEHLILMKDLATAGVIVTYPSDDLNSVLQKFTVKNIDSLPVVSDDDHGIIVGMINRREVIAFYNENINTMKENRGTEK; encoded by the coding sequence ATGGGATTTTCAAGGATAAACCAACATTCCGGCAAACTCGCCCATGCCGGTAAGTGGACGCTTTATTTCATGGTGATCGGCATCATCGCCGGCTTGGGCGCTGTCGTTTTCCACTATCTCTGCCATATAGGCGTTCATTATTTCATGGATATGGTCGCCGGTTATCGCCCGCCCCAACCCGCCGGGGAGCATCCTCTATTTTCGCCCACAGAACGTTCCTTCAACCGGTGGCTGCTCCTTTTCCTCCCCGCTTTCGGCGGACTTTTGAGCGGTTGGCTGGTCTATACCTTTGCTCCCGAAGCCGAAGGTCACGGAACCGATGCGGCCATCGACGCTTACCACAACAAAGGCGGGTTTATCCGGAGCCGTGTTCCCGTGATCAAAACCGTCGCCTCGGCCATTACCCTGACCACCGGAGGATCCGGCGGCCGCGAAGGCCCAATCGCCCAGATCGGTGCGGGTTTCGGGTCGTTTCTGGCAACCACTCTGAAGCTCTCGGACCGTGAACGGCGAATCATGATGGCTGCGGGCATCGGGGCTGGCGTCGGCAGCATTTTCAGAGCCCCCCTGGCCGGTGCACTCTTCGCTGCGGAGGTTCTCTACAAGGATCCGGAATTCGAGTCGGATGTCATTATTCCAGCAGGCATATCTTCAGTGGTGGCCTACTGCCTTTTCTGTCTCGTTTTTGGCTGGGGATCTCTGTTCGACGCGCCCGATTTTCAATTCCGGAACCCCCTTGAGATCGGCCCCTATGTGGTGTTGGCGCTGGTCCTTGCGGCCACGGGCATTTTTTACATCAAATCCTTTTACGGCATTACGAAGCTGTTCAAGCGAATCCGGATTCCCAACCACCTGAAGCCCTGTATTGGAGGGCTTTGCACCGGTTGTATCGGATTTTATTTTCCCTACACACTGGCTTTCGGCTACGGTTATGTGCAGGAGACGTTGAACACGGTTGGCGCCATCCACGAGACAGGGATCTGGTTTCTGCTGACTCTGGCCGTGGGCAAGATAATGACCACATCCTTTTCCATCGGGTCGGGTGGAAGCGGCGGCGTTTTTGGCCCTTCGGTCGTGGTGGGGGGCGCCATGGGCGGGGTTGTAGGCAAAATCTTTCATGACGTCATGCCCACCATCGTCACCGAACCCGGTGCTTATGTGATTGTCGGGATGGCCGGCTTTTTTACCGCCGTTTCCAACGCACCCATTTCAACCATCATTTTTGTGAGCGAAATGACCAATTCCTACCACCTGTTGATGCCCAGCCTCCTGGTATGCTCGGTGGCGTATCTTGCCTGCAGGCGGTGGACGATATACGAGAAACAGGTCAAGAGCAGGATCGAATCGCCCGCCCACCAGGGTGAGTTTTTCGTTGATATTTTGCAGCAATTTCGTGTCAAGGATTTGATGTCGAGGGTCCGGAAGGTGAATATGATTCCCCAGGACATGAGCTTCAGGGAGTTCAAACGCTATTTCTCTGAAACTAAACAGCATTATTTTCCTGTCATGGATGAGAACAAGCGGTTGATCGGCATTTTTTCGAGCACCGACATTCGGAGCGTACTCTTCTCGGAGGGGCTTGAGCACCTGATTCTGATGAAGGATCTGGCCACGGCGGGCGTCATCGTGACGTATCCTTCGGACGACCTGAATTCCGTCCTCCAGAAATTTACCGTAAAGAACATCGACAGTCTTCCGGTGGTGAGTGATGATGATCACGGCATCATCGTTGGCATGATCAACCGGCGCGAGGTGATCGCGTTTTACAACGAAAATATCAATACCATGAAAGAGAACAGGGGAACGGAAAAGTGA
- a CDS encoding lactate utilization protein — MSDGSTAESRYRKWLNEKIGERCIHNLKKNGFDAYWTVSTMAARQLALDLTAGFQTFGFGGSATIRALDLPRAIAALGKTVYDHWDPPKHMTDREIRLKQGRCDCFFCSANAISVTGEIVNVDGVGNRTNAMTFGCPKVVIIAGVNKVTPTLDAALARIRDVAAPMRARSLDKPTPCAETGRCTDCRSPQRICRITTILHRKPMMTDVTVILVDESLGF; from the coding sequence GTGAGCGATGGATCGACAGCGGAAAGCCGATACCGGAAATGGCTCAATGAAAAGATCGGTGAGCGGTGCATTCACAATCTCAAAAAAAACGGGTTTGACGCCTACTGGACAGTTTCGACAATGGCAGCCCGACAGCTGGCTCTGGACCTGACGGCAGGATTTCAAACCTTCGGGTTTGGCGGGTCGGCCACCATCCGGGCGCTGGACCTGCCCAGGGCCATTGCGGCGTTGGGAAAAACCGTTTATGACCATTGGGACCCGCCAAAGCACATGACCGATCGCGAAATCCGCCTCAAGCAGGGGCGTTGCGATTGCTTTTTCTGTAGTGCCAACGCGATCTCGGTTACCGGGGAAATCGTCAACGTTGACGGGGTGGGAAACCGAACCAATGCAATGACCTTCGGGTGTCCAAAGGTCGTGATCATTGCCGGTGTCAACAAAGTGACCCCAACCCTTGACGCCGCGCTGGCAAGGATTCGCGATGTTGCAGCCCCCATGCGGGCGAGGAGCCTGGATAAGCCGACCCCTTGTGCCGAAACCGGGCGATGCACCGACTGCCGTTCACCCCAGCGAATTTGCCGTATCACAACCATCCTTCACCGGAAACCCATGATGACCGATGTGACGGTTATCCTTGTCGATGAATCTCTGGGGTTCTGA